A genomic window from Exiguobacterium acetylicum DSM 20416 includes:
- the rnc gene encoding ribonuclease III — translation MTNQKGRRVRKGPYVKRRKDARTLAQIEQKFEALQERLNITFSNVELLKQAFTHSSFVNEQRESEGDNERLEFLGDAVLELTVSRYLFEHYPERSEGELTKLRAAIVCEPSLVQFANHYQFSDMILLGKGEELTGGRNRPALLADVFESFIGALYLDQGIEAAERFLAEAVFPKVATGFFEEQTDFKSQLQEAIQRVGLGVIECEIIEERGPAHSREFISRVQVADELEGIGTGRSKKEAEQQVAKQALLELKKQF, via the coding sequence ATGACGAATCAAAAAGGACGTCGTGTCCGAAAAGGACCCTATGTAAAACGACGCAAGGATGCTCGGACGCTCGCTCAAATCGAGCAGAAATTCGAAGCGTTACAAGAGCGTCTGAATATCACGTTTTCTAATGTCGAGCTATTAAAACAAGCCTTCACGCACTCTTCGTTCGTCAATGAACAACGTGAGTCAGAAGGGGATAATGAACGCCTAGAATTTTTAGGGGACGCTGTCTTAGAGTTGACCGTATCACGCTATCTATTCGAACACTACCCGGAACGTTCCGAGGGGGAATTAACGAAATTGCGAGCGGCGATCGTCTGTGAACCGTCACTCGTCCAATTTGCGAATCACTATCAGTTTTCCGATATGATTCTGTTAGGTAAGGGGGAAGAACTGACCGGTGGTCGGAATCGTCCAGCCTTACTTGCGGATGTCTTCGAATCCTTCATTGGCGCCTTGTATCTTGACCAAGGCATCGAAGCAGCCGAACGATTCCTCGCCGAAGCGGTTTTTCCGAAAGTGGCGACAGGCTTTTTTGAAGAACAGACAGATTTCAAGAGTCAATTACAGGAAGCGATTCAACGTGTCGGTTTAGGTGTCATCGAGTGTGAAATCATCGAGGAGCGCGGTCCGGCGCATAGTCGGGAATTTATCTCGCGTGTCCAAGTCGCGGATGAGCTTGAAGGGATCGGGACAGGCCGATCGAAAAAAGAGGCAGAACAACAGGTGGCAAAACAAGCCTTACTTGAATTAAAGAAACAGTTTTAA
- the fabD gene encoding ACP S-malonyltransferase: MGKTVWMFPGQGSQTPGMGQTLITQDETRQALADLGTRIGLDLTTLMTTGTKDELKATDIAQPAIVAHSALLAQQYAAQGHTPDFVLGHSVGEYSALVAASVITPSEAVYLVRERGKLMNQVTGGTMAAVIGMNDVEAAHHAVESIAATGEIVQIANYNCPGQFVISGQIAAVESATAKLKELGAKHVLPLDVSGAFHSSLMTPFAPRFEDILVSSPFEAAKTKFISNVDSAFHDQPDELIRLLVQQLYSPVRFESCVERLIEEGADTFIEFGPSSPLSGLVKRIKKDAKIISITTLEQLEAEGIR; encoded by the coding sequence ATGGGGAAAACAGTTTGGATGTTTCCAGGACAAGGGTCACAGACGCCTGGAATGGGACAGACGCTTATCACGCAAGACGAGACACGCCAAGCACTCGCTGACCTCGGAACGCGAATTGGTCTGGATCTGACGACGCTGATGACGACAGGGACGAAGGATGAATTGAAAGCGACGGACATCGCTCAACCAGCCATCGTCGCACATAGTGCATTACTCGCACAGCAGTACGCAGCACAAGGACACACACCTGATTTCGTACTCGGACACAGTGTTGGAGAATATAGCGCGCTCGTCGCAGCTTCTGTCATCACACCGTCTGAAGCCGTCTATCTCGTCCGCGAACGCGGAAAACTCATGAATCAAGTCACGGGTGGAACGATGGCGGCAGTCATCGGCATGAATGATGTCGAGGCAGCCCATCACGCGGTCGAATCGATTGCGGCAACGGGAGAGATTGTCCAGATAGCGAACTACAACTGTCCTGGGCAATTCGTCATCTCCGGACAAATTGCAGCGGTCGAATCCGCTACAGCGAAGTTAAAAGAGCTCGGAGCAAAACATGTCTTACCGCTTGATGTATCAGGTGCGTTCCATTCGTCACTCATGACACCATTCGCACCACGATTCGAAGACATTCTCGTCTCGTCACCGTTTGAAGCAGCGAAGACGAAATTCATCTCGAACGTCGACAGTGCGTTCCACGATCAACCAGACGAATTGATTCGTTTGCTCGTTCAACAGCTCTATTCACCGGTTCGATTCGAATCATGCGTCGAGCGTCTGATTGAAGAGGGTGCGGATACATTCATCGAGTTTGGTCCATCATCTCCATTGAGCGGTCTCGTGAAACGAATCAAAAAAGATGCGAAGATCATCAGCATCACGACACTTGAGCAACTGGAAGCGGAGGGAATTCGTTGA
- the acpP gene encoding acyl carrier protein — protein sequence MTKEQILVDVQEAIAEKLGKEQSEITLDKSFKDDLGADSLEVMELVMDLEDKFEITIEDEQAENLKTVGDVVNYIETQV from the coding sequence ATGACAAAAGAACAAATCTTAGTAGACGTACAAGAAGCAATCGCAGAAAAATTAGGTAAAGAACAAAGTGAAATCACACTTGATAAATCGTTCAAAGACGACCTCGGTGCTGACTCTCTCGAAGTCATGGAACTCGTCATGGACTTAGAAGACAAGTTCGAAATCACGATCGAAGATGAGCAAGCAGAAAACTTGAAGACTGTCGGCGATGTCGTCAACTACATCGAAACACAAGTCTGA
- a CDS encoding DUF1128 family protein has product MTIEQMIEAILDKLNIINKGVIKADQFDGSKNEDLKEIYEFVMMRDSLSLAEVDAIVDELKSLKTV; this is encoded by the coding sequence ATGACGATTGAACAAATGATTGAAGCAATCTTAGATAAATTGAACATCATCAACAAAGGGGTCATTAAAGCAGACCAGTTCGACGGCTCAAAAAATGAGGACTTAAAAGAGATTTATGAGTTCGTCATGATGCGCGACTCGTTATCACTTGCAGAGGTCGATGCGATCGTCGACGAACTGAAATCCCTCAAGACTGTCTAA
- the fabG gene encoding 3-oxoacyl-[acyl-carrier-protein] reductase codes for MSKVALVTGASRGIGAAIAKRLATDGFRVVVNYAGSTDKAEAVVREIREAGGEALAIQANVAEADAVKQMIKQTIDTFGQLDCVVNNAGITRDGLLMRMKEADFDAVIDTNLKGAFLVTQAATRPLLKTSGRIINIASVVGISGNPGQANYVAAKAGLIGLTKSVARELASKGVTVNAICPGFIETDMTDELTEEQRNLSLGQIPLKRFGQTDDIASLVSFIASDEARYITGQTLAVDGGMTM; via the coding sequence TTGAGTAAAGTAGCACTCGTCACTGGCGCGTCACGCGGCATCGGAGCTGCCATCGCGAAGCGATTGGCAACAGATGGTTTCCGTGTCGTCGTCAACTATGCAGGAAGCACGGATAAGGCGGAAGCCGTTGTCCGTGAAATCAGGGAAGCAGGCGGAGAGGCACTCGCGATTCAAGCGAATGTCGCTGAAGCAGATGCTGTCAAACAGATGATCAAACAGACAATCGACACGTTCGGTCAACTGGATTGTGTCGTCAATAATGCCGGCATCACGCGCGATGGTTTGCTAATGCGCATGAAGGAAGCGGATTTCGATGCTGTCATCGATACGAACCTCAAGGGAGCGTTTCTTGTCACGCAAGCTGCGACACGTCCATTGTTAAAAACAAGCGGTCGTATCATCAACATCGCATCAGTCGTCGGTATTTCCGGAAATCCAGGGCAAGCGAACTATGTCGCTGCGAAAGCGGGTCTGATCGGGCTGACGAAATCCGTCGCACGTGAACTCGCTAGTAAAGGCGTCACAGTCAATGCTATCTGTCCAGGCTTTATCGAGACTGACATGACGGATGAATTGACGGAAGAACAGCGGAACCTGTCACTCGGGCAAATTCCGTTGAAACGCTTCGGTCAAACGGACGATATCGCTTCACTCGTCAGTTTCATCGCTTCAGATGAAGCGCGATATATCACAGGACAAACTCTTGCCGTCGATGGCGGCATGACGATGTAA